Proteins co-encoded in one Sander vitreus isolate 19-12246 chromosome 9, sanVit1, whole genome shotgun sequence genomic window:
- the hykk.2 gene encoding hydroxylysine kinase isoform X1 — translation MSSKHAKPNFSQSQVVEIVKRVFRLTPSEIRSLPSYDDQNVYVVDIEGGEYVLKIMNSEDSKNSALIEMQNYAMTVLHQHGLPAQTALPTASGQLMSQEEVDCGYGCQKYLVRLLTYLPGITISKVPLTPQLLYETGKTAARMDKILQEMEHPHLGVLQRENFIWSLSNVPLLEAYINVLDGDPLEEAVKSVIHQYKTSVVPNRSNFRRCINHGDFNDLNVLVQPDESDGHRISGILDFGDMNSGYYIHELAIAIMYMMTEHPKPIEVGGPVLAGWESVLPLNEAEKDCLYVLVLSRFCQSLVLARHSVILHPENAEYLMITSRKGVHIFHQLWELGKEQVEKVWFQSAAQFSDRK, via the exons ATGTCATCAAAGCATGCCAAGCCCAACTTCAGCCAGTCTCAGGTGGTTGAGATAGTGAAGAGGGTCTTCAGGCTGACGCCTTCAGAAATCCGCTCTCTGCCGAGCTACGATGACCAGAATGTCTATGTGGTGGATATCGAGGGTGGCGAGTACGTCCTGAAGATAATGAACTCAGAAGACAGTAAGAACTCTGCCCTGATTGAGATGCAGAACTATGCAATGACCGTCCTGCACCAGCATGGACTCCCTGCCCAAACAGCCCTGCCCACTGCCTCTGGACAGCTCATGAGCCAGGAAGAAGTAG ATTGTGGCTATGGCTGTCAGAAGTACCTGGTGCGGCTGCTGACTTATTTGCCTGGAATCACTATTTCCAAGGTTCCTTTAACACCACAGTTACTCTATGAAACCGGCAAGACGGCAGCCAGAATGGACAAAATCCTACAAGAG aTGGAGCACCCTCATCTTGGagtgctgcagagagagaactTCATATGGAGTCTGTCAAATGTTCCCCTCCTAGAAGCATACATCAATGTATTAGATGGAGATCCTCTTGAGGAGGCTGTGAAGTCTGTCATTCATCAGTACAAGACCTCTGTGGTCCCTAATCGCTCCAATTTCCGCAGGT GCATTAACCATGGTGACTTCAATGACCTCAATGTGCTTGTACAACCTGACGAGAGTGACGGCCACAGGATTTCTGGCATCCTTGACTTTGGGGACATGAACAGTGGCTACTACATCCATGAGCTAGCCATCGCTATCATGTACATGATGACGGAGCACCCTAAACCCATAGAGGTGGGTGGACCTGTCCTCGCGGGCTGGGAAAGTGTCCTTCCCCTCAACGAGGCAGAGAAAGATTGTCTTTATGTGCTGGTGCTGTCCCGCTTCTGCCAGTCGTTGGTTTTAGCTCGTCACTCTGTGATCTTGCATCCTGAAAATGCAGAGTATCTGATGATTACATCTAGGAAGG